ACCTGACCTGTTCTACGAACTCAGCAGGGCAGAACACATAGAAATTGCGCAGCGGGTCCACTCTCTTGAAGACACAATACCTCTCATCAAAATCAGAAATCCTCCCGTCCTTTTCCTTTATCAGTATTGGTGATTTTTTATCGCTTGAAGGTGAATAAAGCGTCTCCTTTATTTCCTGCACGCACGCTATAATGAAGTCCTGGTCACATCCTGACTCATCAGCAAGGTCCTCTTCGAGCGATTTCAGCCTCGCGCGGGACATACTCCTCAACTCCCTTTTTTTCAGGGGATCGAGCAGCGGCGACTCAAGATCAGCTTCGAAAGACCTCTTCAGCAGCTTCCTCCTTTCAATCCTATGCACCATATCATATGTTTTGCTGGACTGGTCCGATTTCAATAGACTAAAAAAAGAATCATCATCAAGCTCGAGTAAAGAGTCGACGAAGTTCTTTCCTTCGACATCAAAATACCTGTTGTCCAAAATGTGATCTCTTAATGCAGTCTGGACACCACGGATCAGCATCTCATCAGAAATCAACCTGACGTGGTGGTTGTAGACTTGTGTGTGCATTAGGTGCCTCGCCAGTAGGAACCCCTCAAGGGCATCCATCCCTTTTTTCGAGACAACGATATAGGACTTGTCGCGAAAATCTTCCTTTGATAGGGTGTGCAGGATCCTCTCGATGTCGAAGATACCATAGGCCACACCTATGTGGTAGGAGTCCCTCATAAGGTAGTCCAGCCTGTCCGCGTCTATGTTGCTCGATATAATGCACCTGGCCGCAGTCTCTGTGTTTTCATCGAATAGTGAGAGTACGCTCTCGACCCTGTCCCCCAAGACACTATTGATTTCCCCATCTTCAGTGATTATCTTTCTCGTGATCGTTTCGTGGTCGACTCCCTTACCGTCGGTTGCCGCCCTTATAACAGACTCGAAGTTGTGAGACAAAGGCCCGTGTCCGACATCGTGGAGTATCCCCGCGTACCTAACTATTTCTATTTCTTCATCGTCCAGCTGCACCGCCTTTGCCATCCTAGTCGCGACGTGGAGCACTCCTAGTGAGTGCTCGAACCGGGTGTGGCATGCACTCGGGTAAACCAGGTGGGTATTACCCAGCTGCTTTATCCGCCTCAGCCTCTGGACCGCACGCGTTTCCAGCAGTTCTATCTCCTTTTTGGTGAGGCCTATGAACCCATACAAGGGATCCCTGATGAACTTCTCGAACTCGAGCGGCAAAGCTACCTACCCTGACTGCGAGCTGATGCTTTCCAGCAGTTTGACAGCCTTATGAACCTGGTCTTGCGAGAGTTCCCACCCGAAATACCTAGCCTCTTCCATTATATCCTCGGCTGTCACACTCTTCTTTTTCTTGGAACAAATGTAGTGCACCTTCGCAGCACACGACAATATTTTCGCATTTAGTCCCGCGCAATTCTTCCATGACTTAACGAGCATCGAGAGCTTGTCAAACTCTCCCCCGTTTTCATCCCTTATCTCCTCTATGACCTTTTCAGCATCGGGAGTCAGCCTGTAAGCGTAACGTCTCCATCCCTCAGGCAAGAAGGGGTCGGCATTCTCGTCCGCCTCGACTTCTTCATGCAGAAAGCCCATGCAGACCAGTTCCTGTACGACATCTGCGACCTCGGCGCTGTACGGACCATAGTAATGTGGTATGTATGTGGTCTTCACCAAACCGCGCTCCTTTGCAAAATAAAGCATTTTCTGGATTGCTGTCCTCCCAGTAATATTCCCGCCAGCAGCATATACGGCGACCAGCACTGCATCAAAGACGTCCAATGATAAACCCCCTTTTGCAAACAATCATTTCCTATTAATATGGTAAATATCTAAATTCCGGTTCAGAGGATATAATTCTTTTTCTGAGAGATGTGAAAGTATAATTACCCTTCAAATATCGATTTTGAATACCGAAGTTTTTGGCAATCGCATGAAGAATGGTGGCAATGTCTGAGTACGGCGGTCTAGAATGATTTGATAAAAATTTAGGTGCGATGCTAAGACTGTTTTTTTCTCAACTCCTCCTGTAACAAATTACTCAGCCGTCATTTCTGTAGCTTTCAAAA
The DNA window shown above is from Methanomassiliicoccales archaeon and carries:
- a CDS encoding HD domain-containing protein, translated to MPLEFEKFIRDPLYGFIGLTKKEIELLETRAVQRLRRIKQLGNTHLVYPSACHTRFEHSLGVLHVATRMAKAVQLDDEEIEIVRYAGILHDVGHGPLSHNFESVIRAATDGKGVDHETITRKIITEDGEINSVLGDRVESVLSLFDENTETAARCIISSNIDADRLDYLMRDSYHIGVAYGIFDIERILHTLSKEDFRDKSYIVVSKKGMDALEGFLLARHLMHTQVYNHHVRLISDEMLIRGVQTALRDHILDNRYFDVEGKNFVDSLLELDDDSFFSLLKSDQSSKTYDMVHRIERRKLLKRSFEADLESPLLDPLKKRELRSMSRARLKSLEEDLADESGCDQDFIIACVQEIKETLYSPSSDKKSPILIKEKDGRISDFDERYCVFKRVDPLRNFYVFCPAEFVEQVRSAAERKLEIQNGRTVRSS